The segment CGTAGGTCGGCTTAGCGCAGCGTAAGCCGACATGACGTAAGCCGACAAGACAGTAGAACACACCAGGGACAGTCCGCTATACGACACCATCCGTTTAGCAGCCTGTCCCTCTTTGCATTCCCGGAGTCCTGATTGAAAAAGCAACAAACCGCCACCGTCGCCGATATCTTTGCCCACGCGCTGGACGCCTGCGGACCGCAAGCCGGCGAGACGGTCGGCATTGCCCTGAGCGGCGGCCTCGATTCCTCGGCCCTGCTGCACCTGGCGCATGCCTGGGCGCAGGAGCACGGCGTATTTCTTTACGCGTTTCACGTGCACCACGGCCTGAGTCCGAATGCGGATGCGTGGCTGGCCCACTGTGAACAATTGTGCGCCAGCATGGGCATCGCCTTCGAAGCGCGCAAGGTCACCCTGGAAAAGAATGCCAAGACGGGCACGGAAGAGGCGGCCCGCAAGCGCCGCTACGGGGCCCTGGGCGAATTGTGCGCCGTGCACGGCGTGCGCCTGCTGCTCACGGCCCACCACCAGGATGATCAGGCGGAAACGGTGCTGCTGCAGTTGCTGCGCGGCTCGGGCACGGCGGGCCTGTCGGGCATGGATGGCGCCAACAGCGCGCCCGAGCTGCTGGGCAACCCGGACCTGGTGATGGCGCGCCCCCTGCTGCCCGTGTCGCGCAAACAGCTGGAAAGCTACGTGGAAAAACATGCGATCGCGCACATCCACGACGAATCGAACGACGATCCCCGCTTTGCCCGCAATGCCCTGCGGCACCAGGTGATGCCCGTGCTGGCGCAGGCGTTTCCCGGTTTCCAGGAGCGTTTCGCCCGCAGCGCCCAGCACGCGCAATCGGCGCAGCGCCTGCTGACGGAACTGGCGACGCAGGATTTGGCGGCGTGCCTCGATGGCGACTGCATCGAACTGGCGAAATTGCGCACGCTGAGCGCGGACCGCTGCTACAACCTGCTGCGCCACTGGTTCGGCACGCGCGGCTTGCGCATGCCGTCGACGGCGTGGCTGGCGGAAATGCTGGCGCAATTGCTGGAAGCGCGGCCCGATGCGCAATTGCTGGTGACACACCCGGAATGCCACGTGCGACGCCACCGCGACCGGCTGTACCTGACGCCGAAGCTCGATGATCTGGCCGGCATGCGCGAGCGTGACGACGCGGGCATTCCCGGCCTGGAAAAGGCCAGCCAGCAATTTACATGGCAAGGCGAAGCCAGCCTGGCGTTCCCCGCGTATGGCGGCGTGCTGCATTTCGATGCGGTGGAAGAGGGCGGCCAGGGTATCGATATTGCCTGGTTGCAAGCACAAACCTTGAGCATCGACTTCCGCCAGGGCGGCGAGCGCCTGAAACTGGCCTTGAACCGTCCCACGAAGAGCTTGAAATACCATTACCAGGCGTTTGACGTGCCCGCCTGGGAGCGCGAACGCCTGCCCCTTGTCTGTGCGGCGCAACAATTGCTGTTCGCGGCCGGTATCGGTCTCGATTGCCATTGCCTGAGTCTGCTGGACCGTCCCCGCGTCGCCCTGCGCTGGGTCTCCTGCTGAGCGCAGGGCCAGCCGCCACGGCCACTCCCGGGGTAGCCGCCAAGCGGCTGCCCAAGCCAGCTGGACTGCATGGATTGGTTATTTCCATATGCGCAATCGGTATGAGCTAATGCGCTTTTTAGCTTGTTATTTTGCATTGCGGCATGTAGAGTAAAGCCCTCCTTTTTTATTCTTCTTGAGCGGAAACTTCACTCTTATGGCTTTAATCGTCCACAAATATGGCGGTACGTCGATGGGCTCGACTGACCGTATCAAGAATGTCGCCAAGCGCGTTGCCAAGTGGCACGACGCTGGGCATCAAATCGTGGTGGTGCCATCCGCCATGTCGGGCGAAACGAACCGCCTGATTGGACTGGCCAAGGAAATCATGGATCAACCCGATCCCCGTGAACTTGACATGATCGCCTCGACAGGCGAACAAGTGTCCGTCGGCCTATTGTCGATGGCACTGCTGGCGATCGGCAAACAAGCCGTATCCTATGCTGGCTGGCA is part of the Janthinobacterium sp. 67 genome and harbors:
- the tilS gene encoding tRNA lysidine(34) synthetase TilS, with translation MKKQQTATVADIFAHALDACGPQAGETVGIALSGGLDSSALLHLAHAWAQEHGVFLYAFHVHHGLSPNADAWLAHCEQLCASMGIAFEARKVTLEKNAKTGTEEAARKRRYGALGELCAVHGVRLLLTAHHQDDQAETVLLQLLRGSGTAGLSGMDGANSAPELLGNPDLVMARPLLPVSRKQLESYVEKHAIAHIHDESNDDPRFARNALRHQVMPVLAQAFPGFQERFARSAQHAQSAQRLLTELATQDLAACLDGDCIELAKLRTLSADRCYNLLRHWFGTRGLRMPSTAWLAEMLAQLLEARPDAQLLVTHPECHVRRHRDRLYLTPKLDDLAGMRERDDAGIPGLEKASQQFTWQGEASLAFPAYGGVLHFDAVEEGGQGIDIAWLQAQTLSIDFRQGGERLKLALNRPTKSLKYHYQAFDVPAWERERLPLVCAAQQLLFAAGIGLDCHCLSLLDRPRVALRWVSC